The Cinclus cinclus chromosome 28, bCinCin1.1, whole genome shotgun sequence genome window below encodes:
- the DOHH gene encoding deoxyhypusine hydroxylase: MVTEQEVEAIGRTLVDTAQPLPTRFRALFTLRNLGGRVAVEWISRAFGDSSALLKHELAFCLGQMQDEAAIPVLIRVLEDTAQEPMVRHEAGEALGAIGNPSVLDILKRYSQDPVIEVAETCQLAVRRLEWLQNNREKAGTSPYLSVDPAPPAEETDVAKLREILLDESQELFDRYRAMFALRDVGGQAAVLALAEGLGCSSALFRHEIGYVLGQLQDETCVPQLTAALRSRTENPMVRHECAEALGSIARPSCLRALRTFAGDEERVVRESCQVALDMYEYENSTQFQYADRLCKLQASS, from the exons ATGGTGACGGAGCAGGAGGTGGAGGCCATCGGCCGAACGCTCGTGGACACGGCACAGCCCTTGCCCACCCGGTTTCGGGCCCTTTTCACTTTGCGAAACTTAGGCGGCCGCGTGGCTGTGGAGTGGATCAGCCGCGCCTTCGGAGACAGCTCGGCGCTGCTGAAGCACGAGCTGGCCTTTTGCCTGGGCCAGATGCAGGATGAGGCGGCCATCCCGGTGCTCATCCGCGTGCTGGAGGACACGGCCCAGGAACCCATGGTCAGGCATGAGGCAG GTGAAGCCCTGGGTGCTATCGGGAACCCCAGTGTGCTGGATATCCTGAAACGCTATTCCCAGGATCCTGTCATTGAG GTGGCAGAGACGTGTCAGCTGGCCGTGAGGAGGCTGGAGTGGCTGCAGAACAACAGGGAGAAGGCAGGCACCAGCCCGTACCTCTCTGTAGATCCTGCTCCCCCTGCTGAGGAGACAGATGTTGCCAAGCTCCGGGAGATCCTTCTGGATGAGTCCCAGGAACTGTTTGACCGCTACCGGGCCATGTTTGCCCTGCGGGATGTGGGGGgccaggctgctgtgctggctctggcagAAG ggctgggctgcagcagcgcGCTGTTCCGCCATGAGATCGGGTAcgtgctggggcagctgcaggacGAGACGTGTGTCCCTCAGCTGACGGCTGCGCTGCGCAGCCGCACTGAGAACCCCATGGTCCGGCACGAGTGCGCGGAGGCGCTGGGCTCCATCGCCCGGCCCTCCTGCCTGCGGGCCCTGCGCACCTTCGCCGGCGACGAGGAGCGTGTGGTGCGCGAGAGCTGCCAGGTGGCCCTGGACATGTACGAGTATGAGAACAGCACCCAGTTCCAGTACGCCGACAGGCTCTGCAAGCTGCAGGCCTCCTCCTAA